One Streptomyces mobaraensis NBRC 13819 = DSM 40847 DNA segment encodes these proteins:
- a CDS encoding SDR family NAD(P)-dependent oxidoreductase, protein MPSTSSTGRRTPTALVIGASRGLGHAMAAEFVRRGWNVIGTVRDPSARTPLHDLAERADGRVTIDHLDVNEPGHLPPLHERLHERLAERDRLDLLFVNAGTTSDEWTPIGEVTTDAFVEVMTTNALGPLRAIEALEDLVSPTGLIGAMSSGQGSITNNTTAGRELYRGSKAALNMFLRSFAVRQAQAHAGRGCVLLAPGWIRTELGGPDAPFTVEESAPLLVDVLLSRLGTPGLAYLDREGRTVPW, encoded by the coding sequence ATGCCATCGACCAGCAGCACAGGGCGGCGAACACCGACCGCCCTCGTCATCGGAGCCTCGCGCGGCCTCGGCCACGCGATGGCGGCCGAGTTCGTCCGGCGGGGCTGGAACGTCATCGGCACGGTCCGCGACCCCTCCGCGCGCACCCCCCTGCACGATCTCGCGGAACGTGCCGACGGGCGCGTCACCATCGACCACCTCGACGTCAACGAGCCCGGCCACCTGCCGCCCCTGCACGAGCGCCTGCACGAGCGCCTGGCGGAACGCGACCGGCTCGACCTCCTCTTCGTCAACGCCGGCACCACCAGCGACGAGTGGACCCCCATCGGCGAGGTGACGACGGACGCCTTCGTCGAGGTGATGACCACCAACGCCCTCGGCCCCCTGCGCGCGATCGAGGCACTCGAAGACCTGGTGTCCCCCACGGGCCTCATCGGAGCGATGTCGTCCGGACAGGGCAGCATCACGAACAACACGACCGCGGGCCGCGAGCTCTACCGGGGCAGCAAGGCGGCGTTGAACATGTTCCTGCGCTCCTTCGCGGTCCGGCAGGCCCAGGCCCACGCCGGGCGCGGCTGCGTCCTCCTGGCGCCGGGCTGGATCCGCACCGAACTCGGGGGCCCCGACGCGCCCTTCACCGTCGAGGAGAGCGCGCCGCTCCTCGTGGACGTCCTGCTGTCCCGGCTGGGCACCCCCGGCCTGGCGTACCTGGACCGCGAGGGGCGGACGGTGCCCTGGTGA
- a CDS encoding Lrp/AsnC family transcriptional regulator, whose protein sequence is MTGASASGSFEIQPDDVRIIRALQVAPRASFASMAAALGLTESAVNRRYRRLCAEGVLRVVGVVNPGALGQSRWLVRLRCRPGSVEAIANALARRDDVNWVAVGAAGSEVTCATQSRDRAQREELLGRRLPRTAAVLDIDAFAMLRQFMGGRGHYWAALRGTLSPEQEAMLAGEEQPFTESPVVAGDPVRLTPEDERLLDALAADGRAGLVALAAATDSTPGRASRRLRALLRRRVVYFDVEIAPAALGFHARANLWLRVHPSEVKNVGRALAREPEIAFAAAISGPYNIHAVAHCRDFDELFEFTSDRIGALPGLQSMEVSPVLRHVKQAGTLVSGDRLVGAADPRRLPSAPA, encoded by the coding sequence GTGACAGGTGCCTCCGCGTCCGGATCCTTCGAGATCCAGCCCGACGACGTCCGAATCATCCGCGCGTTGCAGGTCGCGCCCCGCGCGTCCTTCGCCTCGATGGCGGCCGCGCTCGGCCTCACCGAGAGCGCCGTCAACCGCCGGTACCGGCGCCTGTGCGCCGAGGGCGTCCTCCGCGTCGTCGGGGTGGTGAACCCGGGAGCGCTGGGGCAGAGCAGGTGGCTGGTGCGGCTGCGCTGCCGGCCCGGCAGCGTCGAGGCGATCGCGAACGCGCTCGCCCGGCGGGACGACGTCAACTGGGTGGCCGTGGGGGCGGCGGGCTCCGAGGTCACGTGCGCGACGCAGTCGCGGGACCGGGCGCAGCGCGAGGAACTGCTCGGCCGGCGGCTCCCGCGCACCGCCGCGGTGCTCGACATCGACGCGTTCGCCATGCTCCGCCAGTTCATGGGAGGCCGCGGCCACTACTGGGCCGCGCTGCGCGGCACGCTGTCCCCCGAGCAGGAGGCGATGCTCGCCGGGGAGGAACAGCCGTTCACGGAGTCCCCGGTGGTCGCCGGCGACCCCGTACGTCTCACCCCCGAGGACGAGCGGCTTCTCGACGCGCTCGCCGCGGACGGCCGGGCCGGTCTCGTCGCCCTCGCCGCGGCGACGGACTCCACGCCGGGCCGGGCGTCCCGCCGCCTCCGCGCCCTGCTGCGGCGACGCGTCGTGTACTTCGACGTCGAGATCGCCCCGGCGGCCCTGGGCTTTCACGCACGGGCCAACCTGTGGCTGCGGGTGCACCCGTCGGAGGTGAAGAACGTCGGCCGCGCGCTCGCGCGGGAACCCGAGATCGCCTTCGCGGCGGCCATCTCCGGCCCGTACAACATCCATGCCGTCGCCCACTGCCGGGACTTCGACGAGCTCTTCGAGTTCACCTCCGACCGGATCGGTGCCCTGCCCGGTTTGCAGAGCATGGAGGTGTCGCCCGTTCTGCGGCACGTCAAGCAGGCGGGCACGCTCGTATCGGGTGATCGCCTCGTCGGGGCAGCGGATCCCCGGCGGCTTCCGTCCGCTCCGGCCTGA